GGAGagggagggaaaagaaaacccgCCCCCTTTATTCCGGAGAGCCCAATGTTCAAGGCCTTTTTGGCTCGGTgtgtactgtgtgtgtgtgtgtggcgttcACAGTGAAGGttaccaacacacacacttccCCTCCGCCGACACActtctctatgtgtgtgtgtgcacctatgtgtgtgtgaaacaaaactttcagtttcttttttggtttgtcgatagattacacacacaacgaTTTTCAAGGGCGAACCGCCTCAGGGCCACCTATCGGCGCCATTCGTCACGTCAGTtgaccaaatttaaaaaaagatgatcgCGCTTCtggaataatcaaaatataatTCAACGTTAGCCTTGTTACTACCACCTACTTGGAAGGTTAACACTCAATTAATAGAGTATAACTTAGCTTGGGGGTGGGAAAACCCTACAAGGCGCAGCGTGTCGTGAATAAAAACCGCACTGACGCAAGGATACCGGAACTGAATTCGTGACCGACAAATGAGGAACTGAATAAAGACACACAAGAGATATATACAAGGAAATGTTGGCAAATAATAACCTTGTGGCTGGCGGAATGGATGATATTGTTTTCAATTCCTTTTATGTCCGGTCAAATTCTCGTTTAAATTTTCTCAAGGATCGCGccattttatttgtcttctttccGGAATGAATGCCATTGAAGTAGGTCACGCAAAAACTGCGCGATGGATCAGATGACCTCATAAAAAACCCATAGAAATGCGTTAGggtaaagaaataatcaaaagtagGTCATTGTCAACGGAcaattcccccctcccttcttccTGTGTACACCAAAAACTTACGGGTAAGGAAGGTGTGTCCGCTTCTGGTATCCATGTGTTCCGCCATCCGCCATCTGCTCCCCACGGCACTTTCACTCTCTCACCCCTCTGTTTTTTCTCCCTACGCCATCATCGAGCCCACATTGTGTAACCCTATATTATGTAGTATTATATAAAAGCTCTCGATTTAATAACGTCGTTTTTCTTCCGGCGTTTTAACGCTGGATGAAATCATTATCTTTTATTCTCACCTTTTGTGGAAAATCATACTCACCTTTGGTCTTCTTCATTcgtcttatttttatatgaaTCCACTGGATGGTGTAGTTGGTGCACattttatattaaattgaTAAAAGGATTTTCCGGTTCGAAAGgtcatcgtttctttttttcggttcaCTTACAGTTTCGCTtgacgaataaataaattaagaagctcattaaaaaacatATTCCAACACAACTTTACcattacaatttttctttctgaaatcCGATTCCGCAAATGgccgaaaacaaaataaacaaccaacacatttttaataagaagaagagtgaAATGTTTTCGTAGCCTGAAATGTTCCTGGAATTGATGATATCCccatgaaataaataaaaccaattgaaattatttcccacgcaaaaaaaaaataaataaataaccagaCCCTGACAAATAAAATTgcctccatttttttgtttgccccgCTAAATTTAAACGTTCCACACCAACACGCACCTGCGCTGTCGAGTAAGTTTATTCACCTGAACAGGTATTATGGCTTTCGTTTTAGCTCTGTGGCCATTTCTacaggcaaaaaaaaagggcggttCAGTCAACTCTCTCATTTTCTTGTAGTTACTTTTTACGGGCTATTAATTCAACCGCCCTTGAAATAATTCCCGAATATGGtcggcaacaacagcagtcgTACTCGataaattttgtcaaagtGTTGCAGCAAGTCAAATGAACATTCTCAAAAggtagaataaataaaaaaacaatagagaaaacttgattttcttatattaGATGATGCGGAAtacaaggaaaataaaaaagaagtcagaaaagaagaagttgttggCCTTGGCTTTGATACCGCACGCCAAATAGCTCCCGCCCGAGAGTGGCGGGAGGCGGGACTATAGTCTCCCAAGGTCGGTCCCGGTATAAAATGGTATACTGACATCAGCACAACTTTTAAACATGttaggaagagaaaaaagaaaagtgccTGCAGCACATCCTGCGCTCTTTTGTAGACGAATGTCAATGACATTGCTCCAGATTTTACCACCCAAAAATTGTTCTATTCGTCTCCTTTTGTCTCGTAATAATCGCCCAGATAATAAACAATTACACGTTATCTTTCATGCAAGACTCGGACGAGCGCAAGTTTTTGATGATGACAAGTTATTTTGGCTCATATCCGTCACCTTGGCGTCATTGATCGGCCAATGCCAAAAAGGAACGGCAGACAAATCCTCACGGGTACCTCAACTAATGATAGACGTCCTTGACGCCAAGGGGGATCGTCTGATTATATGGACAACATGTTGAACAATATTTCGTGAGCGGGAACTGCAAAGACACATTAACCTTGGACGAGGGTTAAATAACCTGGACAGAATTGAATCTGATTCCAAGGGCTGCGAAATGATAAAATTCGTGTCGGTCGACATTTTACagccgaaaacaaaaaaacaaaaaaatatgtctgACGGTGAATTGGCCGTGAGTGAAAAATGaacgccgtcgtcgtcgtcgtcatcatcccCCCGGAATGTAATATGTTGTCTGCATCGGGAGCGCAACGGGCAACTGACCTTGAGATAAAAGCAGCcgcatgaaaagaaaatcacgcCAACATGGCCGACTGCCCTTGAACTGCTCAGACGACTTGTCCTGTGTGGGTTGGTCGGTACgaaactattttttcattctaacCAATATAAAATATATGGAAAATTCGTACACGTTGAACTTGTAAGTCGAACtgaatgaaatataaataaaaataaaaatgtaattttcacttttcaaaggaaaagtatttaaaaaaaaacagtcttATCATTTTAGTATACCTTGGAAACGTCTGTATAGACATTGCCCTGCTCATTTTCCCGCGGGACTGGCAGATGATATTGGATCGATCGACTCAAGGTTGTGAGCGCACAAAAGGCCAAACGAGCTCTGCTGAATGTCGGAAAACACACAGCAGCTCACAACCATTGAAAGTATATATCCAAACAAATTTCGTGACTACTGTGTGTGTTGAGGTGAAGGTCGATTACCCGTGACCATATACTAAACGGCTCAAATCTGGGCtcgtttaaatgttttatcaCGGCCTCCCGACAATAGTCGTGAaaaatgtatacacacacaaaagggtaggaggaaagaaacaaaaaggatccGCGTTCAAATATCTCAAGGATGTCCCCCAACTAGGACCCGTTTGGCCTTGTTGCAAGGTTTCCGTCTTCCGTGATCGTATAGCTTTCTAACAACTTTGATGTTTGTATGCTTCCatcagttctctctctctagctagCTCTACATGTTGCCTTGGATGGATTGCCACGGTCGTCTTTGTGAACACGTTCTTTCACGCTACTTGCATTTATTTCTCGGTGGTAGTGTAATAATTATACTAAGCCAATCCAATGACCTCATCCCAAGGATACAccatctctcttttatttatttccaccGTAAACGGGCATGTCGTCCTTGTCGACTTgttatatatactatacgtTATATTACTTTTTATTGGACCGAGAGTGATGCACCACAACTGGTAAAACCGGTCTATACAGATGTGCGTGCATAAAAATGTGTTACTGTTTCCGAGTGGCCATGGAGAGTTTTTAAgcagtttgggtttttttagtTGGATCGACTGCCAACTCGacgacatttttgttgtttagaaaatgaaatgaatcgCCAAGAGACATCTAGCGGCAGACTTagaaacatgacttcactttCGATTGGGGTGTCACTCACTttcgaaaaggaaaatgacCGACTTTCGAAAGATTTAAAcatgaataaaacatttggagACTCAATTCGACCGGAGAAAGATAAAACATTATTCACGtcagattttttcaaaggagATGGCTCAAATGTTTAGGGAAAAATCAAGCgaaatggtttatttttgtcgAGAAGAATGAGTAGGAGTATTCGAAGTATGTGACGATTTCTGACCAAACCAAGTGGAAGGAGGTCACAACCGTTTCCTATACACAACAACACATTTGTTTACCTTTTAATTGTATCgagggttgttgttgttgtttacgtCTTACGGCAGCTATTCAATAGATTTTAGAAAGTTCGTAACTTACATTCCAGCAATTGGGGGGATCGTTGTTCTCCTTTCAACCGGATAGAACCTTACCGGTAGGAATGATAATAACACCccagattttctgtttttccccaGTGAAAAAATCTTGAGTTTGAACGATACTGATCGTTTTTAGGTTAAACCGGATTTTTGAACGTGAAGAACGTGACTTGTTCTTTATGACGTCACAAGACACTGTTGTGTGTTTCTATTGTGTGTTTCGGCGCAACGCCACCCGATGGCCGAGCGCTGTAGACAACCAAAACAGATCAACGAAAGAACTCAAAGAAAAGCTTCGTTCCTTCGTTGCCgccgtctctctctcgtctacaTCGACTATAACGCAATCTAAGGCATTGTTCTTAGATGTTGCGTTCTTTTTAATCCACCAAATCTTATTTTGTACATATTCAGGTACGTTAATTGGGTGTGTTACTTACCTCTATAATTCATGTCCTTGTTACGTGCGATGTGTATATGATAATGACGTTCGccatctttctcttctttttttcggcccTCGCCCTCGTGGATCAGGTGGATTGCTGTCGACAGCGACTTGTCTAGCAGAAGATGGGTAGCAAGGCCAGTACTCCAGCTTCACCAGTGAGTGACGACTCATCTCCAACCAGACAAATCTATTCACGAGCTGAAAGGGTGTCTGACTATGAGCAATCTTCCAGGCAAGCTAGGCAAGAGAGAAGTTTCATGGAGAGAGCTGAAAGCTCAATCCAAAATTTCATATACTCTACCAACACTTCGAGTGTCGACATACAACGATCCAGTCACACCAATGGACAACACACTGCAGCTACACATGACAGGCTGGGCTCCTCACTTGAAACACCAGCACATCAACCAGTCAGACCCAGTTCTATACCAACCACTACTAGTAGCAGGAGTTACAGCATCGGTAGCAGTGGTGCCGGTGTGGCAGTAGGGCAGCAGAGTGACAGCACTGGCAGCAGTATCAGCAGCAATACCGGTTTGGGACACTTTCTTAGCAATTTCAATTTGTGGAGAGCATCTGGACCCAGTTCTTCTGACCGTCAGAGAGCCCAATCTCTCTCCCACATGCCTGATCCAGCTCTACTTAACCAGTCATCCACCACAAATCAGGGTGGGGATCCTCCTAGTCGCTCTCATTATGAAACGGAAGAACCTTCGTCCTTATCGAATCCTAGAGCGGCCCTGACAAGACTTCTCACTTCCAGAGAAAGCCGTTCAACCAGCAGCTCCGCCAACAATCCTTCATCTGCCACTATTGCTGAAAGCAGCAGTGGTCATCATCAGCGACGGGACAATTCAGGAGCCTTTTCGGTGCGAGATTTGACCTTCGCCGCTGCCCAAGAGTTCCTAGCCGAAGCCACGCTTAACGGACTAGGATTAGGCCGCGTCTACGTAACTCACTCACTACCCAGTCACATGTGGGCAGTTAATGGTAatctctcgtttcttttcatttgtattCATGAGtcttgcaaaatttttccgTGTTGTTCTTGGAATGTAAGCAAGTCACggtagattttgtttttggcgaAGCAAATTCTTGGGTGTGTCAATGTCTTGGATGGGAATCCCGATCTTGCACGAACGCCAATGGATAAATGCGCCTGCGTCGTGTGCCTGTGGGTCTCCAACTTTATTCAGAAATCGTATCGCAACTGCGTAGCTCACAAGGGACCTGTTCATTGATCGCATAGTTTGCGGCTTTCTCAGGCAACTGAATTCACTCTAGCCGCACATTTGATATTGTCACGTTAATCCCGTTAGTAGTACTACATCCTGCCGAGATGACAGTTGTAATTTAGATAGTGTGCCCTTAGTTTCCGCCTTTCATCCATCCGAAAGATTGCGTGCGAGCGCCAGACAAAGGCGGCGCCGTTAACAGGTGACTCGGGGGTTTCCATAGTGACCAGGTTGGGTTGATTCCTTCGCTTGTATTTGACGTTGCTAACAGCGTCTTGACAGCTAACCAATTTCGAATGCTGCGGATGTTCAGTCGACGGTGCAAGTGTGGATGAGAGGCCCAATGGGAATCGTGATAGGGTCGTGTATGGCTAAGGAGACGAGCGCCGCTAACATCAACAGTCCAATAAATCCCCTAGTTGGTCGCAACAACAATATCGACTATTCTGATAGAAGAGAATCTCTCAGGATGTTGATGGTAGGACCGGGAAGTTTTCCATCCACCGACTACCATCAACATCGAACGCCAAGGGCACTTTCGAGTCCTGTTCCGTACGCTTATATCCATGGACCCAGCCATCACACAAGAGGACATCAAACAAGGAGGGTCGTCCATGGTCAGTTTTGTTCACCAGGGCCAATTCTCTCTTTATCGTCccccttttcctcttttggcAAAGACACTTGGCATGAGTCCTTCTACCCTTTTTTAACTGAACCCAATGTCGTGGATCGGATCCAAATCGATCCTTCAATATTAACCCCCTCTTTCCGTTTCATCCATAGGCATCAAATGCCCGGTCTGCTCCAAGTTTGTGATGCCTGACGACATCGAGTGTCATCTCGTCATGTGTCTGACCAAGCCCAGATTGAATTACAACGGTATTGGATCAACTAAAAGTCATGCTATCCGGGGTTGCTGCTAATTATATCCGATTGATTTGCAGAGGACATTCTGACTGACGAAAAAGGCGAGTGCGTCATCTGCTTGGAGGACTTGCTCAAAGGTCACGTCATAGCCCGTCTACCTTGCCTCTGCGTTTACCACAAAAGGTATTTTCGTCTTTCACCTACTACAAACTATATCAACAAAACACGTCATGAGTTTACCTTTCCGTCTCCAATGTCCTTTTATCGATTTTCTTAGCTGCATCGACCAGTGGTTTGACGTGAACAGAAGTTGTCCCGAGCATCCATCTGATTGAACGTCTCGGCTTTGGATTTTTAAATCCCTTTTTTGAATGAGGAAgcttcaaaaaaaatatttacgttGTCGACTATGGAATTAGcttctttggtttttctcttttttggtggCTGACTGTGATTTCCCTTTCTAAATGTacacgacgaagaagaagaaaaaaaaagaattgcacTGGAATGCGCCACCGCTGAGCGCAATAACCAAATGTGAATCTGTGAATGTATGTGAATTAACGCATGAATGATTTTTAATggctaatatttttttccggggATCAACACTTAACGTCGACCAGCCTTCCTTTTGTTCTCCGCGCTCTTACAATTCttactttaatttctttgacTCGTAAAATCGATTGGAAATTTGCCAAATTTGTATTCCCCTATTGTCATGGGCAATTTTGAAAGTCTGAAAGACGAACGTGCTATGtcatagtttttaaaaatgtcccatgcacctccccccccccaattaGCTTTTTAGAATGACCTTCTCTTTACATGTTAAGTATGAGCGAGAGAACAAAAggaataatttgatttaacgTACTTGTTTTGGAGTGCAATAGATTCTCCTTAAAACATACTAAAAATCCTTTTGCCATCGCCGCCGAGTCCCTCGCAACTATGGAACTCaaaatctatatatatatatatatatgtataatcACATGAAAGAATGAGACGTGAAAAATACAACTAGTCTTTGCTATCAGTTTCGTCCTATGGGCTCCGTcacgtgttttattttttcctttgctaTCCCATTGATAGCGAATCGGTTAGACTAGTACTGCAATCACCATCGCCGAAAAGTAACTTAAAATGacctataaaaagaaaaataactttaaaaaaatacttgtaGTACACTAAACTAATGATTTCGACTTACGGATATACACTTCGCAGTGTTCTCCTTTCAAAAATGCTAAACTTCCACGAACGCGCCGGTTGCGTTGTTGAAAGTACTGGTAGACACCATAAAAAACGGAGGGATCCTGAGAGTTTTGAGCCGCTTCGAGAAATTTGCGAGCTGATATGCTTTCAACCGGAATTGTATCCCGAGCGAACCTGTTGCAGATGAATGTTCATTAATGGACTTGAGGGCAAAACAACTCTTTATGTGGCTGCCAAAAGTACCTTAATGCCGACAGGACTTTGTTCTTGGACAGCAGGATTTCTACAATTTCTTCATTGGCATTTGAAATCCGCTTAAGCATGTCGACTGCGAGCTGATACGCCGCTGGATATACACTTTCTAACGAAAGCAGGAGGCACGCCTGAAGTGAAACGTATATAATAAGCGTATTTCCGCGGTTATATTATGACAGTCAATTTTGCGTATTTATACCAAAGGTTTCGAATCAGCTACTGCGTGGTACTGGAAGAGCTGGTGAAGCTGGTAGAACTGTCCCAAACGTGCAAAAGCTTCGATGAGTACTTCATAAATAAAGTGCTGTACTGGAATGTGATATTGGACGAGGGATCGAATGTACTCGTTGACGACAGCCACAATAAAACGGTCATGCGTCTCATCCATTGGCTTGCTTTCCGTCATGGGTGACAAGATACGAGAGTAGACATCAGTCTGGTCAATAACCACATTGGGTCGTCGTGAAGAAGATCCGGTACTCAACTGAAACGCACCAGCTGGCATGGCGATCTGACTCTGAATCTCAATGTCCAAATGGTTACGGTATGCTTCGTTGAGTTTATCGAATACTCGGCCAAGGACAGGCACATCGGCTCCCACTGAATGAGAATAGCACATTAATCGACTCAAGAGTGCCATCACAGTCGATTTGGATTCCGTTCTCTGCAGGAGGAAGTCAAACAATTCACAAGGATTGTCAACCATATCAATCAAAGGAGTTAGGACTAGTTCCAGACTCCAAAGGCATCCTAATAGAGCGTCGATAATGATGttggattgaaaaaatacCTGTTTTTAATAAAGCAAACGAATAAACATTAAACGTACATATATTTACAGCACAAATGAATTTACCCAGTTTGGAGAATATAGCTCACAACTCATCTGAGAAGGTTCGTGGTTCAGCATAGCGGCTGAAGCGGGGATGTTGAGGAAGTATGGGCGAATAGTAACGGATGCTAGGAACGGATGCAACGTCATCACTCGACCGTCTGATTCACCCGTCAAGTTTATGTCAAAAATGGATGACGTCTTAGAGGCTTGATGGTGGACAATAATCAAGTTGTCCAAGATGCTTACAGCTAGTTTGCCACTGGTTTCCAATTGAAGTACGTGAGTTTTCCGGGGAGGGGCGTCTTTGCACAAAGTGTAAACGACAATTTCCGAATTTCCTGATGCTGGGGTCTCTCGTCCGACCGTAGAATTTGGTTTAATTGGATGCTTAAGGACGAGTACTACCATTTGATTGTAAAGCATGGTTGGTGTGACGTCTCTCTCGACTAGGCAAAGACGTGCAGGTTGTGGAGGATTTGGAATGTCGACTTCAAATTTGGTAAGACGTAGAAGCTGATGGTTTTTGAAGAGATAGGGCTGAAGACTAGTACCAAGTGGGCCAGATGATACCAATAAAAGTCCAGACAGGGGACAATATACAAACCAGTTGCTTTGAATACTGTGGTTTTTCACAGCTCTCAGGCATCTTTTTTCAGGCACAACTTGATAGTGCTCTATTCCCTGATTAGTTATCAGAATAAAGTCTGTGTTTGAAACCCAAACAAATCCAACAATAACAGTTGAACTTCCTCTACAGGGTTGAGAGTATTCTACACCATCAGGcacttgatttgaaaaattttgaaattcaactgATTTTGAAGTTCTCTGAATTGCTAAGATCTGTTGATCAGGTGAGAATTTAATAGAAAGTACTGCTCCTTTATCTTCAACTCGGAAATTTATAGGATTTTTCATCCTTGGGCCTTTGACGTTTACTCCTGTTGCTCCCCCGGATCGAACTGTGAAGACCTGGCGAGTCACTTCATCGTAGAAAACATTTGTGATTTTTGTAACAGGTTCAAAGTGAATTGCAGTTTGACTTAATTGGAGTAAAAAACTCGCTTCGGTAGTTTCGATTGTGGTGcgagacatttttcttctttcactttcTGATATACCTCGtggatttgaagaaaatgtttgaacaAATAACTGGGCCTTAAATATCACAACATATAAAATCCGGCTATCGAATGATTAACTTTTTCTACTGCGAATTCATCTACAATTTCTCCCCACCAACTTTCGATTTCACGATAAAAATCACAACACGATTATGTCGTCTGCTAGGCTATTATGAAGTCAGTCCCCCCTCGTTGTGCAAGTTTGCataatttcatttatctttaaaaaataatataatttaaataataattattaaattaatttaaaaataaatgtgtgtaGCTCATAATTGATAGCTATACAAAACAAATCTCACATTCAatattattcattatttttaaatatttgtaaacAAAGCGCCAATACTTGATTTCGAGCGTCTGCCAGCCTTCACAgttttggcaaaatttttacaaaaacaatgttcttaaaaaaagacaagaccCTTCCAGGTTCGCCCTCGGGTATTAACGGGCAAGATATCAGTTAAAAGCTTTTgcttatattttcaaaaattaaaatgtaggaatttcgtaagattttgtttattgtaatttcctggattttttttctgtatcatttacgaaataaaataataaacaatgtaAATTCTTGAGTTAAACTCAGACAGTGGTCCAATTTCTCCATCACAAGGGCTGAGGTAAAAAGGCAACAGTTCAGGGTACAACATCGAGGCAACAGTTCAGGTTACAAGATCGAAGCCATATTttaggaaaaaagtttgaggCAAGGCAACAATTCAGGGAAACAGATGGAGGCAACAATTCGCGAAAAGATGGAGGCAATTAGCTGCAGTCGATGTTTAAGGACGTCAAGTAATTAAGATCTTCAGACAGTCAgtaaaaaaggatttgtttACTGATTGTCTTTAAGCCACTCCCTCAGCTCCCTTTCATCAGGTATATCCGGGTTGATCTAAAGAgaatacacaagaaaaaaaaatcccgatgAAAAAAACTGCTGGAGAAATATTATTGAGTTTAAACTTACCATGATTACCGAATCATCGAAGGAGTCTAGGAATATTTCTCCACTATCGCGTGCGAATGCAGAAACCTTAACACCTCCAAATGCAACAATGGCGTTATCCAGGCTACTGAGCTGAAATAGCTTTAGCTTTGCGACTGAGTGCAGTACCCACGGCTGAAAAGTTCTTGTCCCtgcgaaaataaataactttaaaactgtcggaatcaaaat
This DNA window, taken from Daphnia pulex isolate KAP4 chromosome 2, ASM2113471v1, encodes the following:
- the LOC124210465 gene encoding E3 ubiquitin-protein ligase znrf2-like, which produces MGSKASTPASPVSDDSSPTRQIYSRAERVSDYEQSSRQARQERSFMERAESSIQNFIYSTNTSSVDIQRSSHTNGQHTAATHDRLGSSLETPAHQPVRPSSIPTTTSSRSYSIGSSGAGVAVGQQSDSTGSSISSNTGLGHFLSNFNLWRASGPSSSDRQRAQSLSHMPDPALLNQSSTTNQGGDPPSRSHYETEEPSSLSNPRAALTRLLTSRESRSTSSSANNPSSATIAESSSGHHQRRDNSGAFSVRDLTFAAAQEFLAEATLNGLGLGRVYVTHSLPSHMWAVNGIKCPVCSKFVMPDDIECHLVMCLTKPRLNYNEDILTDEKGECVICLEDLLKGHVIARLPCLCVYHKSCIDQWFDVNRSCPEHPSD
- the LOC124210464 gene encoding regulator of MON1-CCZ1 complex-like, translated to MSRTTIETTEASFLLQLSQTAIHFEPVTKITNVFYDEVTRQVFTVRSGGATGVNVKGPRMKNPINFRVEDKGAVLSIKFSPDQQILAIQRTSKSVEFQNFSNQVPDGVEYSQPCRGSSTVIVGFVWVSNTDFILITNQGIEHYQVVPEKRCLRAVKNHSIQSNWFVYCPLSGLLLVSSGPLGTSLQPYLFKNHQLLRLTKFEVDIPNPPQPARLCLVERDVTPTMLYNQMVVLVLKHPIKPNSTVGRETPASGNSEIVVYTLCKDAPPRKTHVLQLETSGKLAVSILDNLIIVHHQASKTSSIFDINLTGESDGRVMTLHPFLASVTIRPYFLNIPASAAMLNHEPSQMSCELYSPNWVFFQSNIIIDALLGCLWSLELVLTPLIDMVDNPCELFDFLLQRTESKSTVMALLSRLMCYSHSVGADVPVLGRVFDKLNEAYRNHLDIEIQSQIAMPAGAFQLSTGSSSRRPNVVIDQTDVYSRILSPMTESKPMDETHDRFIVAVVNEYIRSLVQYHIPVQHFIYEVLIEAFARLGQFYQLHQLFQYHAVADSKPLACLLLSLESVYPAAYQLAVDMLKRISNANEEIVEILLSKNKVLSALRFARDTIPVESISARKFLEAAQNSQDPSVFYGVYQYFQQRNRRVRGSLAFLKGEHCEVYIRHFKLLFGDGDCSTSLTDSLSMG